Genomic window (Deinococcus yavapaiensis KR-236):
GGTAGAGGTCGCCGTTCTTCTCCACGACCGTCGGTGAAGGTGCGGTGGCCGCCGCCGTCAGCATCAGCGCGGCGGCCAACACGCCCGGCAACGCGAAGCGCCGCACGATCAGCCCTCCTCGCCCGCCGCCGGTCTTCTAAGCAGGAGTTGCTGACGCTCGACGATGTCGAAGCCGACCGACGCGTACACGCGCTTGGCCGACGCGTGGTCGTCCGCGACGATCACGAGCGTCGACGCGCCGAAGTGCGTGCGGGCGTGCTCGCCCGCGAAGTGCACGAGCGAGCCGCACAGCCCGCGCCGCCGAAAGTCCGGGTGCGTTCCGACACTCTGGAAGCGCAGGAGGCCCGCCCCGTCGTGAAACACCCCGAGGTCCGCGACGAGACGTCCTTCCACGAAGGCGCCGTACCAAAAGCCGAGGCCCGCCCGCGTCATCGCCCGCAAGCCGTTCAAGTGCGATTCCTTGAAGCGGCGGTACGGTTCTTCGTCGTAACCGTCCTCGCGGCTCGCGACTTGAGTGTCGAGCGCTTCGCGCCACGCGTCGTCCGTGTCGGGAAGCGCTCGGTACTCGGCCTCCGCGTTGACGTGCGGCGGCGCGTGCAAGCGCGGCGCGGCCATCACGACGTTGTCCTCCAGGTGGTAGCCTGCCTCCAAGAACTCGTCGAAGTCGGGCTGGCGGGTGGGCGGCACGTCCCAACCGAACAGGCGGTGCGGCGTGACGGGCGGGCGACCGATGTGCTCGGCGAACAGGGCTTCCCAGCGCGGTCGGTCGCCTCTCGCCGGGGGTTCCCGGAACACCAGCAGGTTGCCGAAGTAGTGGGCGGGACTGCGCGGGTTGCGTATGCACAGCGCGCCTTCGACGTCCACGACTTCACCGTGGAAGCGCGAGAAGATGAGGTCCGTGCGGTAGCCGAGCGAGCGAAGAGGCGAAGTCGACATGGTGGTCATGATGTTCTCCTGGAAAGGTCTCAACGAACGCGGATGGACTTGACGAACGCGTCGAGCTTCGTGAGACGCGCGTCGTTCGTCAAGCGATCGAGCTCCCGCTTCGTGCGCGTCACGTAAGCAGTCCACGCGGCGTTGGCGCGCGTCTCGTCAGCGGATGCGAGCTCGGCGAGCACCTTCTTCGTGTCGGGCGCGTCGTACCCGGTCGGCAATTCCGTCAGGGACACCGGCCATTGCAGCGACACGTAGTACTTCCCGTCCGCCGTCAGTCCTTGAAAGGTGTAGAAGACTTGCGCGCGCGTCACGGGCGCGAGTTCCTGGCTGAAAGCCGTGAGGTAGCGCACGCCGCTTCCCCCGGTGAAGGTCACGATCTTCGCCGCGCCGTTCAAGAGTTGCGCGGCGGGAACACGAGGTAGGAACGGCAAAGCGCCCGGTTTCGACGGCAAGGCGGCGCGCGGCTTGAGCAAGGCTCGCAGCGCCTCGATTTCACTTCGGGCGACGTTCGCTCGAAGCGCGAGAAGGTCCGCGACGCCGTACACGTCGAGTTCGCGCGTGTCGCCGCCGTCGCGCGGACCGAAGGTCGCTTCTACGTGGCGCGGCGCCGGGAAGACGAGGGGGTCGTCCACGGTGCGTTCGGCGGGCACGTCGCGCACGACGGCCTTGACGCCGAGGTGCCGCGCGTCGAACGTGACGCGCGGCGAGGCGGACGGAGCGGCGAGGGCGGTCGTGAGAAGCAGGGCGAGCGGCAAGGTCGCGTGCATGAAGCGAGGGTACGCGCCGCAGGGTGACTCGAGGATGAACAGCGTGGGACCACACTCCCGGGAGTGCGGTCCCACGCTTGTCTTCGACGCGTGGCGCGTTCAGCTCACTTGACGCCGCCGGGACTGGCGATGAAACTCCACTTGCCGCTCAACGCGCCCGTGACGTCCGTGATGACGTCCTTCGATCCGCCGATCGAGCCGCGTGTCGCGCCGACCGACGCGCCCGTGGTGATCGAAACGCCCGCGTCCGTGATGCCCGACGCGCCCCACGACACGTACGCACCTTGCTGCGACGTCGCGCCCGCCGAGACGTTGCCCACCCCGACGCTCACGCCTTCTTGGATGCCGACCGTGACGGTGTATTCCTTGTTGCCGAAGCTTTGCGAGAAGGAACCGAACGCGCCGATCCAGCCGGGGGTGGCTGCCGAGACGCTCATGGCGTCGCACGAAATCGAGAAGCCGACGACGCTTACCGAGAACGAGAGGCTCATGCCGTCGTACACCGCCTTGCAAGGATCGGCGCGAGGCGTCACGAGTTGCCCCGCGATCGGGTCGCTCGTGTCGGTCGTGGGGCCTTCGTAGCAAGCGAAGGCTTTGACGTCGTGCGCCCAGTGCCACGCGTCGGTCACGTAGCCCATGAATTCGGACACGACGAGGAACTCGGCGTCCAAGGACGTCTGCTCGTGCAACAAGGAATCGCTGTAGTTCGCCGCCAAGGCCGTCTCGAGCTTGTACGCCGCCTTGAGGTACGTGCCGAGATTTTGCGCGTGGGCGTGCATGGCGCTTCGCCACTTGTCGTTCTGCGTGGACATCGCAGCGTTGCACAGCGCGTAGAGTTCCTCGGGCGTGCGCGCCTTCTTGATGAACTCGGGAGCGATACAGCCGCTCGAGCAGTGCGAGAAGTCCCCGTCGACCTTGGCGACTTCCAAGCCCGACTTGCGCTGAGCTTCGTAGAGGCGGCTCACGGTCGGCTCGCTGCTGACATGCAAGCGCGCCTGCCAAAGGGCCGCGCGGCGCGCCTCGACGAGCGGGGACGCCTGGGGTCGATGGCGAAGCTGAGCCTCGATGTCCTCTCTACGCTTGCGGATCGCCTCCCAACGCGCGTGAAGATCGTCGCGGAGCTTCTGGTACTTGTCGAGCAGCACAACGGCGTCCTTGAGGGTCTGGGGCAACTTGAGGTTGGGCAAGTTGAAGTCCTGGCCGCGCGAAAGATCGAACGTGAACGACGCGGGCAGGTGGGCCGAAGCGTTCGCGTTGTTGCCGGAAGTCGCCCCGCTGATCTCGTTGGTCGGCAAGGTGGCGTCTGCCACACTGGGACTAGTCGCGTTCGCTGCTTGGGCAGGCGGGGTGCGGCGACGTCCCGCTCGTGCGAATTTGGCGGCTTGCGCGGTCTTGCCTTGGCACGTCAACACGCGCGCCAAGCCCAAGCGCGCTTCGGCCAGCATCGGCTCGCCTTTCAACGCGCTCGAAAGGGCCCCTTCAGCTTCGTTCCAGCGGTGCAAGTCGGCCAACGC
Coding sequences:
- a CDS encoding GNAT family N-acetyltransferase, with protein sequence MTTMSTSPLRSLGYRTDLIFSRFHGEVVDVEGALCIRNPRSPAHYFGNLLVFREPPARGDRPRWEALFAEHIGRPPVTPHRLFGWDVPPTRQPDFDEFLEAGYHLEDNVVMAAPRLHAPPHVNAEAEYRALPDTDDAWREALDTQVASREDGYDEEPYRRFKESHLNGLRAMTRAGLGFWYGAFVEGRLVADLGVFHDGAGLLRFQSVGTHPDFRRRGLCGSLVHFAGEHARTHFGASTLVIVADDHASAKRVYASVGFDIVERQQLLLRRPAAGEEG
- a CDS encoding tetratricopeptide repeat protein, which produces MPTSLTEALKNAQAWLENNEAKGWQAFTASLDAKTPKSASQAALAAAMLGKPNAALAALLVAHRLEPQNPQTLTNLGGVLQTLGLSGEALVVLDAAAKLTKNDAGAFGWSSTATLNANRGLALADLHRWNEAEGALSSALKGEPMLAEARLGLARVLTCQGKTAQAAKFARAGRRRTPPAQAANATSPSVADATLPTNEISGATSGNNANASAHLPASFTFDLSRGQDFNLPNLKLPQTLKDAVVLLDKYQKLRDDLHARWEAIRKRREDIEAQLRHRPQASPLVEARRAALWQARLHVSSEPTVSRLYEAQRKSGLEVAKVDGDFSHCSSGCIAPEFIKKARTPEELYALCNAAMSTQNDKWRSAMHAHAQNLGTYLKAAYKLETALAANYSDSLLHEQTSLDAEFLVVSEFMGYVTDAWHWAHDVKAFACYEGPTTDTSDPIAGQLVTPRADPCKAVYDGMSLSFSVSVVGFSISCDAMSVSAATPGWIGAFGSFSQSFGNKEYTVTVGIQEGVSVGVGNVSAGATSQQGAYVSWGASGITDAGVSITTGASVGATRGSIGGSKDVITDVTGALSGKWSFIASPGGVK